The following coding sequences are from one Chelonoidis abingdonii isolate Lonesome George chromosome 4, CheloAbing_2.0, whole genome shotgun sequence window:
- the LOC116816971 gene encoding olfactory receptor 10V1-like — translation MCNWCSRPSKKGPYHQVPLAISMGDENRTGMTEFYFHPFSSLPKVQLLIFLIFLLMYVISVCGNGTIVLTVCTNRSLHTPMYFFLANLAAMEICYSTIIAPLTLANLMSLRKATISLAGCSTQMFFYIFLGGAGCVLLSFMAYDRYVAICHPLRYTLIMNWTVCVSIVAASLVLGFLVSLNMTILIFHLPFCGTNEIYHFFCDIPAVLRLACSNTHVHQVVLYICSFINVAIPFLLICISYAFIVVAILRISSGAGRQRAFSTCSSHLMVVAVMYGCSSFIYLRPSSSYSPEQGRIVSVGYTFVTPVLNPLIYSMRNKELRDSLSRALGRKVLPQSK, via the exons ATGTGCAACTGGTGTTCTAGGCCCTCAAAAAAAGGGCCATACCATCAG GTTCCGCTTGCTATTTCCATGGGGGATGAAAACCGAACTGGAATGACTGAATTCTACTTCCATCCCTTCTCGAGTCTCCCCAAGGTGCAGCTGCTGATTTTCCTGATCTTTCTGCTCATGTACGTGATCAGTGTCTGTGGGAATGGCACCATTGTGCTCACTGTCTGTACCAATCGCTCCCTCCATACCCCCATGTACTTTTTCCTGGCCAACCTGGCAGCTATGGAGATCTGCTACTCCACCATCATTGCCCCACTGACCCTGGCCAATCTCATGTCTTTGAGGAAGGCCACCATCTCCCTGGCTGGCTGTAGCACCCAGATGTTCTTCTATATCTTCCTGGGAGGTGCTGGATGTGTGCTGCTGTCTTTCATGGCGTATGACCGATATGTGGCTATCTGCCACCCACTGCGCTACACCCTCATTATGAACTGGACTGTCTGTGTGAGCATTGTAGCTGCATCCCTGGTACTGGGCTTCTTGGTATCCCTTAATATGACCATCCTGATCTTCCACTTGCCATTCTGTGGCACCAATGAAATctaccatttcttctgtgacattcCTGCTGTTCTGCGTCTGGCATGCAGCAACACCCATGTCCACCAGGTTGTCCTCTATATTTGTAGTTTCATAAATGTGGccatccctttcctgttgatttgCATCTCCTATGCTTTCATTGTGGTCGCCATCCTGCGGATCAGCTCTGGAGCTGGCCGGCAGCgtgccttctccacctgctcctcccacttGATGGTTGTTGCCGTGATGTATGGCTGCAGCAGCTTCATATACTTACGCCCTAGTTCCAGCTACTCCCCGGAGCAAGGCCGGATAGTGTCTGTGGGGTACACCTTTGTCACTCCTGTATTGAACCCCTTGATCtacagcatgaggaacaaggagCTAAGGGATTCCCTGAGCAGAGCACTGGGAAGGAAAGTGCTGCCTCAGAGTAAATGA